One window of Mucilaginibacter inviolabilis genomic DNA carries:
- the ftsA gene encoding cell division protein FtsA, giving the protein MDKSSTQDKSSPIVVGLDIGTTKICAIVGRRSKNGKIEVLGIGKAESAGVTRGMVSNIDKTVQGISLAVDVAGAQSNVDIKVVFVGIAGQHIKSLQHRGLITRRDLQSEIGRKDIDKLIEDMYNLVMPPGEEIIHVLPQEFTVDNEPGIKDPIGMAGVRLEANFHIISGQVTAIKNIVKCVNKATLDSQDLILEPLASSESVLSEEEKEAGVVLVDIGGGTTDVAIFHEGIIRHTAVIPFGGNSVTEDIREGCSVMRNIAEQLKVRFGSALADENKENEIVCVPGLRGREPKEISVKNLAYVIQARMEEIVEHVYYEIKSSGYEKKLIAGIVITGGGAQLKHLRQLVEFVTGLDCRVGYPTEHLAKNEVLPKNIYEELQSPTFATGIGLLIKGIQKTEYMTAAPVADTRTEKPKYEPKKEGGLFDRLLKKSITFIKDDINDEDFLK; this is encoded by the coding sequence ATGGACAAAAGCTCAACTCAAGACAAAAGTTCGCCAATTGTAGTAGGATTGGATATCGGAACGACTAAAATATGCGCCATTGTTGGGCGCAGGAGCAAGAACGGGAAGATTGAGGTATTAGGAATTGGCAAGGCCGAATCTGCGGGTGTTACCCGTGGTATGGTATCAAATATTGATAAAACAGTACAAGGGATCTCGCTGGCGGTTGATGTAGCCGGGGCGCAATCCAATGTAGATATTAAAGTTGTGTTTGTAGGTATAGCGGGCCAGCATATCAAAAGCCTGCAGCACCGTGGCTTGATAACCCGTCGTGACCTGCAATCAGAAATTGGTCGTAAGGATATTGATAAACTGATCGAAGATATGTACAACCTGGTGATGCCTCCGGGCGAGGAGATCATCCATGTGTTGCCGCAAGAATTTACGGTAGATAACGAGCCGGGTATCAAAGACCCGATTGGTATGGCTGGTGTACGTCTGGAAGCTAACTTCCACATCATATCCGGTCAGGTTACGGCTATCAAAAATATCGTAAAATGTGTTAACAAGGCTACCCTGGATAGCCAGGACCTGATCCTGGAGCCATTGGCTTCTTCAGAATCGGTACTGAGCGAAGAGGAAAAAGAAGCGGGTGTGGTACTGGTAGATATTGGTGGTGGTACTACCGATGTGGCTATATTCCACGAAGGTATCATCCGTCATACGGCGGTTATCCCATTTGGTGGTAACAGCGTAACTGAGGATATCCGCGAGGGTTGTTCGGTAATGCGTAACATCGCCGAGCAGTTAAAAGTAAGGTTTGGATCGGCCCTGGCTGATGAAAATAAAGAGAACGAAATTGTTTGTGTACCCGGTTTACGCGGCCGCGAGCCAAAAGAGATCTCGGTAAAAAACCTGGCCTACGTGATACAGGCCCGCATGGAAGAAATTGTAGAACATGTATACTACGAAATCAAATCATCAGGTTACGAGAAAAAACTGATAGCCGGTATTGTAATAACCGGTGGCGGTGCACAGTTAAAACACCTGCGTCAGTTGGTGGAGTTTGTTACTGGGTTAGATTGCCGTGTAGGTTACCCTACCGAGCACCTGGCCAAAAACGAAGTGCTGCCGAAAAATATTTATGAGGAGCTGCAGAGCCCGACTTTTGCCACAGGCATTGGCTTGCTGATAAAAGGTATCCAGAAAACAGAGTACATGACCGCGGCGCCTGTAGCAGATACAAGAACAGAAAAGCCAAAATACGAGCCCAAAAAAGAAGGTGGCTTGTTTGACAGGCTATTGAAAAAAAGTATCACGTTTATAAAAGATGATATAAACGACGAGGATTTTTTGAAGTAA
- the ftsZ gene encoding cell division protein FtsZ — MQFEMLKEKSSIIKVIGVGGGGGNAVNHMYRQGITGVDFIICNTDAQALELSPIPNKVQLGASLTEGMGAGSIPEVGKNSAIENIDDIKQMLGVNTKMLFITAGMGGGTGTGASPIIAKAAREMDILTVGIITTPFSFEGKRRKMQADAGLEELKKYVDSFLVISNDRLRQIFGNLTMSSAFAQADNILTTAAKGIAEIITLPGYINVDFKDVRTVMKDSGVSIMGSCSAEGENRALKAVEGALASPLLKDNEIEGARYILLNISSGIHEVTMDEVSIITDYIQEEAGLAADLIWGNCVDDNLGDQLSVTIIATGFQTKDEREKENSNKKIISMLEPEVKPLVKPVNEFINPVKATATAEPYIKPKDEPKQTGLFDMFAAGRSEEKEEVVMRYNLDEEEAEDDHEPDTAGFTFKMSEPESYTPVREERRPEPPAPTPEPEPVVGADDHKTNESIEEQLKKSRERIMRLKDLSMKLRSGNIQELENVPAYKRKEIALQETPQSDESQISRFSLMPDNEGNTEIRKNNSFLHDNAD, encoded by the coding sequence ATGCAGTTTGAGATGTTAAAAGAAAAATCGTCAATCATCAAAGTAATTGGTGTTGGCGGTGGCGGCGGTAACGCGGTGAACCATATGTACAGGCAGGGAATTACCGGTGTTGACTTTATAATTTGCAACACTGATGCCCAGGCGCTGGAGTTAAGTCCTATACCTAACAAGGTACAGTTGGGCGCTAGTCTTACTGAAGGAATGGGTGCCGGTTCAATACCCGAGGTGGGCAAAAACTCAGCTATTGAGAATATCGACGATATTAAGCAGATGCTGGGAGTAAATACCAAAATGTTGTTTATTACAGCAGGTATGGGCGGTGGTACAGGTACAGGCGCAAGCCCTATCATTGCCAAAGCGGCCCGTGAAATGGATATATTAACGGTAGGTATCATCACTACGCCGTTTTCATTTGAAGGTAAACGCCGTAAAATGCAGGCTGATGCCGGTTTGGAAGAATTGAAAAAATATGTCGATTCGTTCCTGGTGATATCAAACGACAGGCTACGCCAGATATTCGGCAACTTAACCATGAGCTCTGCTTTTGCGCAGGCCGATAATATATTAACAACTGCCGCTAAAGGTATCGCCGAGATCATAACCTTACCGGGTTATATCAACGTTGACTTTAAGGATGTGCGCACCGTAATGAAAGATAGCGGTGTATCTATCATGGGCAGCTGCTCTGCCGAAGGCGAGAACCGTGCTTTAAAAGCGGTTGAAGGCGCACTGGCATCACCATTGTTAAAAGATAATGAAATTGAAGGTGCACGTTATATATTGCTTAACATCAGCTCTGGTATACATGAAGTAACCATGGATGAGGTAAGCATTATTACTGATTACATCCAGGAAGAAGCTGGCTTGGCTGCTGACCTGATCTGGGGTAATTGCGTGGACGATAACCTGGGCGACCAATTATCGGTTACCATTATCGCTACCGGTTTCCAAACCAAGGATGAACGCGAAAAAGAGAACAGCAATAAAAAGATCATCTCTATGCTGGAGCCTGAGGTAAAACCTTTGGTAAAACCGGTAAATGAGTTTATCAACCCGGTTAAAGCCACTGCTACTGCCGAGCCTTATATTAAGCCAAAGGATGAGCCAAAACAAACCGGTTTGTTTGATATGTTTGCTGCCGGCCGTTCTGAAGAAAAAGAAGAGGTGGTAATGCGTTATAACCTGGATGAGGAAGAAGCAGAGGATGATCATGAACCAGATACCGCAGGCTTCACTTTTAAAATGAGTGAACCAGAGTCATACACACCGGTAAGGGAAGAAAGGAGACCTGAACCACCAGCTCCGACTCCGGAACCCGAACCAGTTGTTGGTGCCGATGATCATAAAACAAATGAATCTATCGAGGAGCAGCTGAAAAAATCGCGCGAGCGCATCATGAGGTTGAAAGATCTGAGCATGAAACTACGCAGTGGTAATATACAGGAACTGGAAAATGTACCTGCCTACAAACGTAAGGAAATAGCGCTTCAGGAAACCCCGCAGTCTGACGAAAGCCAGATCTCCAGGTTCAGCCTGATGCCGGATAACGAAGGCAATACCGAGATCCGCAAAAACAACTCTTTCCTGCATGATAACGCTGATTAG
- a CDS encoding aminotransferase class I/II-fold pyridoxal phosphate-dependent enzyme, with product MDLFDKITKNSGGPIGQHQKWSHGYFSFPKLEGEIGPHMQFNGKEHLIWSLNNYLGLANHPEVREADAKAAADYGMAYPMGARMMSGNSIHHEELENNLASFVGKQAAFLLNYGYQGMVSIIDALVDRNDVIVYDAESHACIIDGVRLHMGKRFVYQHNDVESCEKQLERATRLAEQTGGGILLITEGVFGMSGVQGKLKEIIELKKKYDFRILVDDAHGFGTMGSTGAGTHEAQDCVDGVDVYFATFAKSMAGIGAFVAADEQIIHFLRYNMRSQTFAKALPMPMVMGLKKRFEMLKSQPELREKLWLIASTLQKGLKERGFDLGSSNTMVTPVFLKGDLFEATSLTRDLRENYGIFCSIVIYPVIPKGLIVLRIIPTAAHSLEDVQRTLDAYSEMAEKLRSGYYKENKLEIA from the coding sequence TTGGATCTATTTGACAAAATAACAAAAAACTCTGGCGGCCCTATCGGTCAGCACCAAAAATGGTCGCACGGTTATTTTTCATTCCCTAAACTGGAAGGAGAGATTGGCCCGCATATGCAATTCAACGGCAAAGAACATTTGATCTGGAGCCTGAACAATTATCTGGGCTTGGCCAATCACCCCGAAGTACGGGAAGCTGATGCGAAAGCCGCTGCCGATTATGGTATGGCTTACCCAATGGGAGCTCGCATGATGTCTGGTAACTCCATTCATCATGAAGAACTGGAAAACAACCTGGCCTCATTTGTAGGTAAACAAGCTGCTTTTTTATTGAACTATGGTTACCAGGGTATGGTATCTATTATAGATGCGCTGGTTGACCGGAACGACGTTATTGTTTATGACGCCGAGTCACATGCCTGTATCATTGATGGTGTGCGTCTGCATATGGGCAAGCGTTTTGTTTATCAGCATAACGATGTAGAAAGCTGCGAAAAGCAATTGGAACGTGCTACCCGTTTAGCCGAACAAACCGGCGGTGGTATCTTATTGATCACCGAGGGGGTTTTTGGCATGTCTGGAGTGCAGGGCAAGCTGAAAGAAATAATAGAACTTAAAAAGAAATACGATTTCCGCATATTGGTTGATGACGCGCATGGTTTTGGTACCATGGGCAGCACAGGAGCCGGAACACACGAAGCGCAGGATTGTGTTGATGGCGTTGATGTTTACTTCGCCACATTCGCTAAATCAATGGCTGGTATAGGCGCTTTTGTAGCTGCCGATGAGCAGATCATCCATTTTCTGCGTTATAATATGCGTTCGCAAACATTTGCCAAAGCGTTGCCTATGCCTATGGTAATGGGTTTGAAGAAACGTTTTGAAATGCTGAAATCTCAGCCTGAACTACGTGAAAAGCTATGGCTGATTGCCTCTACCTTACAAAAAGGTTTAAAAGAGCGTGGTTTTGACCTGGGCTCCAGCAATACTATGGTAACTCCCGTATTTTTAAAGGGCGATCTGTTTGAAGCTACCAGCCTTACCCGCGATCTGCGCGAAAACTATGGTATCTTCTGCTCTATTGTGATCTATCCGGTTATTCCTAAAGGCTTGATCGTATTACGCATTATACCAACCGCTGCGCATTCATTAGAGGATGTTCAACGTACCCTTGATGCCTACAGCGAAATGGCCGAAAAACTAAGATCTGGTTACTATAAAGAAAATAAGCTGGAGATAGCTTAG
- a CDS encoding LacI family DNA-binding transcriptional regulator: MSIEDRYKLNKEITLIDIANELNVSKSTVSRALQNHHSIGAATKKAVRELAEKYNYQPNTIASSLFKKSTKTIGVIVPILSHYFFSTVIAGIEEVAYKAGYKVIICQSQELYEREVIVSKTLLSAKVDGLIVSVSKETVDMDHFQSFLNKNIPLVFFDRLPDGIQSNSVSVDDYEGAFKIVEHLIEQGCKNIAHFTGPLNIMLAQNRLQGYKDALQKHHIPVNEELIYECGFERAQGISTTEKLLNDQVSVDAIFAVCDPVAIGVMLTLKQKGIKIPHDIAVVGFNDDPTATVIDPPLTTVAQPAFEIGVAAVNIFLKQVIEPGGKYTKEVLKTNLTIRQSSVLKKANQ, encoded by the coding sequence ATGAGCATAGAGGATCGTTATAAATTAAATAAAGAAATTACCTTAATTGATATAGCCAATGAATTAAATGTTTCAAAAAGCACCGTATCACGTGCCCTGCAGAATCATCATTCGATTGGTGCCGCCACCAAGAAAGCAGTACGGGAACTGGCCGAAAAATATAATTACCAACCCAACACTATTGCCTCCAGCTTATTTAAAAAATCAACTAAAACTATAGGCGTGATTGTGCCTATCCTATCCCATTACTTTTTTTCGACAGTAATAGCGGGGATAGAAGAAGTGGCTTATAAAGCAGGCTATAAGGTAATCATTTGTCAGTCGCAGGAATTATATGAACGAGAGGTAATCGTATCCAAAACGTTATTATCGGCCAAGGTGGATGGGTTGATCGTATCTGTTTCAAAAGAAACTGTTGATATGGATCATTTCCAGTCGTTTTTGAATAAAAACATCCCTTTAGTTTTTTTTGACAGGTTACCTGACGGCATCCAAAGCAACAGTGTATCTGTAGATGATTATGAAGGTGCTTTTAAAATAGTAGAACATCTGATTGAGCAAGGATGCAAGAATATCGCCCACTTTACCGGACCTTTAAACATTATGCTGGCGCAAAACAGACTACAGGGATATAAGGATGCCTTGCAAAAACATCATATCCCAGTGAACGAGGAGTTGATTTACGAATGCGGTTTTGAAAGGGCCCAGGGAATAAGCACTACAGAAAAACTGCTGAATGATCAGGTTTCTGTCGATGCCATATTCGCGGTTTGCGATCCGGTAGCCATTGGCGTGATGCTTACCTTAAAACAAAAGGGCATTAAGATACCACATGACATTGCGGTTGTTGGCTTTAATGACGATCCAACGGCTACCGTTATCGATCCTCCCTTAACAACGGTTGCTCAGCCGGCGTTTGAGATTGGCGTAGCAGCAGTTAATATTTTTTTAAAACAAGTTATTGAGCCAGGTGGAAAATATACCAAAGAGGTATTAAAAACGAATTTGACTATCAGGCAATCCAGCGTTTTGAAAAAAGCAAATCAATAA
- a CDS encoding heparin lyase I family protein yields MRKIQLMATALGAGCVLLLSQCTKDVKTNPVSNGGDAAQINGKLSTMSLLFNGDASLGSSNVWKDVNIEGSGAMTTVTDETGTLCWQFTKPAGSHRTEGHGAKNYQAQIGSEFYIGWTDKLYMPATLKTDAVFQWKSYPTSTTANHPLMLRTNNGNLELQYFDINHVASVPWSIPLALSTWQSFVLRIKLSDSATDGYIELWYNGVKQTFTNNSQRYYCRTFDSDYCDPKWGVYGGDSSQATHIVKKIRIGTSYADVAQ; encoded by the coding sequence ATGAGAAAAATTCAACTAATGGCAACTGCCTTGGGGGCAGGTTGCGTGCTATTGCTATCGCAATGTACCAAAGATGTAAAGACCAATCCAGTAAGTAATGGAGGCGATGCTGCACAAATTAATGGGAAATTGAGCACTATGTCGCTATTATTTAATGGTGATGCCTCCCTTGGCTCAAGTAATGTGTGGAAGGATGTGAACATTGAAGGCTCGGGTGCGATGACCACCGTTACCGACGAAACCGGCACTCTTTGCTGGCAGTTTACCAAACCGGCAGGCAGTCACCGAACTGAGGGGCATGGTGCCAAAAATTACCAGGCGCAAATTGGCTCTGAGTTTTACATCGGGTGGACAGACAAACTGTATATGCCTGCTACGTTAAAAACGGATGCCGTATTCCAGTGGAAATCATATCCTACCAGTACTACAGCTAATCACCCATTAATGCTGCGCACCAATAACGGCAATCTGGAGCTACAGTATTTTGATATTAATCATGTGGCCAGTGTGCCCTGGTCAATTCCGCTTGCCTTGAGCACCTGGCAATCCTTTGTTTTACGTATCAAATTATCAGATAGCGCTACCGACGGCTATATTGAACTGTGGTATAACGGGGTGAAACAAACATTTACCAATAATAGTCAGCGCTACTATTGCCGCACTTTTGACAGCGATTACTGCGATCCGAAATGGGGCGTATATGGCGGTGATTCCTCACAGGCCACCCATATCGTTAAAAAGATACGTATTGGTACGAGTTATGCCGATGTAGCTCAATAA
- a CDS encoding cell division protein FtsQ/DivIB has protein sequence MNKKLIWKRVLIISAWVVCLGGLIALMSFIEIKKAGVICTAVKVNIPGSQYFIDKQEVDQILQTSSHTLIGRKLEGINIQDLENKLRANPFIEFAKVYTEMDGVLRVEVSQRQPILRIMNHYDMDFYVDQHGLKIPLSPNFTARVLVANGFIDELFTNHVDSLHTKLAKDLFLTADFIRKDSLWDAQIAQLYVNKDHEIELIPRVGSQRILIGNADSLQVKFDNLMAFYKQVLPKVGWDKYSIINIKYSGQVVGIKNENMKADSIKASKAKNLKPDSAKMEKDTSQIN, from the coding sequence ATGAATAAGAAACTCATTTGGAAGCGTGTGTTGATTATATCTGCCTGGGTGGTTTGCCTGGGGGGCCTCATCGCGCTCATGAGTTTTATTGAAATAAAAAAGGCAGGTGTTATTTGCACCGCTGTAAAAGTAAACATACCCGGCAGTCAGTATTTTATTGATAAGCAGGAGGTCGACCAGATTTTGCAAACCAGCAGTCATACGCTGATAGGGCGCAAACTGGAGGGGATTAATATACAGGACCTGGAAAATAAACTGAGAGCTAATCCATTTATTGAATTTGCCAAGGTTTATACAGAAATGGATGGTGTTTTACGGGTAGAAGTAAGTCAGCGTCAGCCCATACTTCGTATCATGAACCATTATGATATGGATTTTTATGTTGATCAGCATGGTTTAAAGATTCCTCTGTCGCCAAACTTTACCGCAAGGGTATTGGTAGCGAATGGTTTTATTGACGAGCTGTTTACCAATCATGTGGATTCATTGCATACCAAATTGGCCAAGGACTTGTTCCTGACTGCCGATTTTATCCGCAAGGACTCTTTATGGGATGCGCAGATAGCACAGCTGTACGTGAATAAAGACCATGAAATTGAACTGATCCCACGTGTGGGGAGCCAAAGAATACTGATTGGTAATGCTGATTCGCTCCAGGTAAAATTTGATAACCTGATGGCGTTTTATAAACAGGTATTGCCCAAAGTAGGCTGGGATAAATACAGTATTATCAACATCAAATACTCCGGCCAGGTGGTTGGTATTAAAAATGAAAATATGAAGGCAGATTCGATTAAGGCAAGTAAGGCCAAAAACCTGAAGCCCGATTCTGCAAAAATGGAAAAGGATACATCTCAAATAAATTAG